Within the Pseudarthrobacter sp. W1I19 genome, the region GGCTCCGTCCTCCGTGACGGCCTGCCGGCTCAGTGCCAGGAGGGTTTCCTTGAAGTCCTGCTGGACGGAGCCGATGCTGTTGAGCGATTCGTTGATGGACCTGATGGAGGCGAGTCTTCCGGCCAGGCCGAACCTCTCCACGCAGTCGCGGTACCAGGGTTTGATCCGGTCCGAAATGGCAATGATGGAGAAGCGGTGGCCCTGCAGCGCGGCAGCACACAGGGCGGCTTCGGTGATGCCGACGACGGGCACGGCAGTGAGTTCCTTTAGTGCCGGCATGCCGGGGTCGCCGAAGGCTGCCACCACAACCGCGTCCACGGGCTCGGCTCCCGGGCGCGTGTATTCTGCGATGATTTCGGCCACGGCGCCGGCGGCGAGCAGGGATTCAAAACGCGTCTCGATGTACTCCATGCCGTGGCCTGCGGTACGCACCAGCAGTTCGGTGCCGGCCGCGGCCGAGCGGAGGGCCTCGGATTCGATCAGGGCGGTGACATCGTCGCTGATGTTGGGGTTGATGACCAGGAGTCGCATTATTTCTTCCGGTGGAGTTGGGGTTCGGTTTTCTGGAAGTCCTCGGGAAACTGCTCGCGGTACTTGCCGATGTGGGACGCGGATTGTGCCGCGGCCCGGTCCGGGTCCCCGCTGGCGATTGCCTCATACAGCTCGCGGTGCTCGCGGATGAGTTCGGGCAGGTCGCTGACGTGCCGGAACAACCAGTGCATGCGGCCCTGAAGGGGCTCCAGGGCCGACTTGAGGAAATTGTTGTCCGCGATGCCGGTGATGGCATCGTGGAATTCACTGTTGGCCCGGTGCGCCTCCATGACGGCCCCCTTGGCCAGGAAGCCTTCGGCGCTGTCCAGGAGTCCCAACAGGAACGCGAGGTCCTTCTCGGTGGCCCGTTGCGCCGCAAGCCGGCAGGCCAGGACTTCCAGGGATTGGCGGACGTCGAAAAGGTCTTCCACGTCCTTGGGGCTCAGTGAACTGACCTCCGCTCCACGTGCCCCGCGGTCGCTGATGAGGCCTTCCTGGCGGAGCATGCGCAGCGCTTCGCGGACCGGCAGCCGGGACACGGAGAATTCTGCTGCGAGGTCGCGTTCCACCAGCCGGGTGCCGGGAGCGTAGTGTCCTTCGAAAATCCGGGTGCGGAGGGTGTCCCGGACAGTCTCGCGAAGGGGGCGGTCCTTGTCCTGGGTCTCTTCTGCGGTCAGCATGATGCTCCATTTTCGATTCTTGGTATGACACGGCTCCCGGCAGCGGGGGCGCGGATTGCGTATTGCCTCGGATGGCCAGCTTAGACAGGAAGCCGCTTGTTGTAATTCAGGGTCAGGACGGAGGCGCCCATGATGATTGCGGATCCCACGAAGTACAGCAGCGCCCAGGTGTAGGAGCCCGTGGCGCCAACAATAAGTCCGACGGCGATGGGTGTGAGGAAGCCGGAGATGTTGCCGCTGAAGTTCATGGCGCCGCCCAGGACGCCGGCGTTGGTGCGCCCGCCCAGGATGGAGGGGATGCTCCAGAACAGGCCTACCCAGCGCAGGAAGAACATCACCAGGGAGAGCAGTACGACGGCGGTGGTGGGGTCCGCAACAACCGTGACGCCCACCAGGCCACCGATGACCACGGCGCTGGAGATGCCCAGGAGGGTACGCATGACGCGGTTGGCCGAGGCGCCGGCTGCCCGCCATTTGTCGGCGATGGTGCCGCCGATGATTTCGCCGACGAAGCCTGCTCCGAAGATGACGAAGGTAGACCAGCCGATGGTTTTCAGGTCAAAGCCCTTGGCCTGGGCCAGGTAGAGCGGGCCCCAGGTCAGCAGGCCGTAGAAAACGCCGTTGAATCCCAGCCAGCCGAAGCACATGGCCCAGAAGGAACGGAACTTGAGGTAGGGGAGCAGTCCCCGCTTGCCCTGCCCGCCGTCGAGCTTTGCCTCGGCATCCTCTGCCGCATGCGAGGCCTCGATGTACGCGGCTTCAGCCTTATTGACGCCCCGGTGCTCGCGGGGGTTGTCGCGGACGTACCACCAGACGGCCAGGCCCATCAGCACGGTGGCGGCGCCGGCGATGACGAAGGCCCAGCGCCAGCTGCCGGTGGAGGCGATCAGGCCAGCAATGATGATGCCGCCCAGACCGGCGCCGAGCGGTGCACCGGCGTCCAGGATGGTGGCGCCGCGGCCGCGTTCGGACTTGTGCATCCAGATCGCGTTGAGTTTGCCGCCGGCGGGCATCACACCGGCTTCGGTGACGCCGATGCCCATCCGGGCAATGAACATGCTGAGGAATCCGCCGGCCATACCTGAGGCGGCGGTGGCGGCGCCCCAGCCGATGCACGAGGCGGTCATGACTTTGCGGGGTCCGAACTTGTCGATCAGCCAGCCCACCGGGATCTGCATCACGGCGTAGGTCCAGAAGAAGGCCGAGAGCAGGAGACCCACGAGTTCAGGAGCGAGGTTGAACTCTTTCTGGATGATCGGGAGCGCAACGGAGATCGAACCGCGGTCTATGTAATTGACCGCAACCAGGACCAGCAGCAGCAGGAAGAGTTTCCAGCGGACGGCGGTGCGCCGTTGCACGCCGTCCTTGCCGGGTTCGCTCGATGGTTGGCCGGTGGTGCCTTCGGCAGCTGCCGGCGTTGTTTCAGTGTTGGGGATGGACACAGCTTCTCCTTCACGGGGAAGTTTACGGATAGGGAAGGTACGAATTGTGTGTGCGGACGGGATGACACGGTGAAAGGCCCGCAGAGAGTAAGACAGGATCAGCACGGCGATCCGGAGCGCCGGACGGATGACCTCTTTTGGGATCCCAATTTGGGATCCCAAAATCAAAGGTAGGAGTGACCCGCGCCACTGTCAAGGATTTTCCCGTTCTGCGGGCGGAGAGGTCCGTAAATACGGATTGTGACTGCCCGAAATCCCAACTGGCTCGCAGCTAACGTCGTGAAATCGCGTTTTCACGACGTCACCTTGCCAGTTGGGGCATGCAGTCAGTTGTGCCGGAGGAGGGGACAAGGCGGCAGCTACTGAGGGGAGCCGGCCCGCCGGTGCACGAGGATTTCAGCGAGCTCTGCGAGTCGGTGGGCGCGGGCGGACTCTGCCGGCGTGAACGGTTCCCCGGGCCGGACGAAGGTGATGGGGCCATGCCAGGCGGTGGGAATCTTCAGGAGGGTCCCGGCGCCGTGTTTCTCCAGCGCCGCCTCTGCAGGGGCGAGGATCCTTGCCTGGAGGAGTTCGGCCACCGCCAGGGGGAGCTCGTCCGGTGCGTCGGCGATCCGCGCGGCGAGGCTGAGGGCCTTGGTCTGCCCGTCGGCCATCGCCAGGGCGGTGGTGGGCCAGGCGTGGGAACGGGTGCCGCCGCCGTCGTGCAGGGCGTCCAGGAGCTCGCGTTCACCTACGTGCCCGGGAGCGGAGAGGACAAACTCGTCCAGCACGCCGCCGGCCACCGGGTGAACGTGGATGCTCAAAATGTTGGTTCCTGTCCTGGCCAATGCCCTGGTGAGCTTCTGCAGGGAACCCGGCTCATCGCACAGGACGGTCCGCGCCCGCCAGAGTGCAGGGGCCGCACCCAACTTCCGCCGATGGCGCAGCGCCGGCGCGTGCAGCCAGCCGCGCAGGATCCGGGCTGCCGACGGCTCCGCCACCCAGATCACCAGCACCGTGGCAGTGAGGGTAAGTACCAACACCTTGGCCACATAGGGCAGGTGGGTCTCCACCACCAGGGCGTGCACCAGGAGTTCGATGGGCAGCATCACGGCCACGTTGGCCAGGGTCAGCCGCGCTTTGGGGGGTTCGGGCATCATGCCGCAGACTTCGCAGCTCAATTCGGCCGCGGGCGTGTTCCGTGCGGGAGGCTTCATGTCTCAAGCATCGGCCGGGGCTGTTTCGGTGGTGTTGCCCCATGGTTCCATTCATGGGAACGCCATATCCGGCTGCGGAGAGTCGCGCCGTAGGATTTAGCAGGAACGTCAGCGCGGCCGCCCTATAGAAAACCACCCACCCCGCAGGAAGGCGCCGCCCGTTGAAGCTGCTCGCCGAGATGTTCAGTATTGGTCCCGGCAACAAGGACCACCACCCCGCGCTGCGGTGCGCCGTGGGAGTCTTCGTTCCGCTCCTCACGCTGGTGTTCCTGGGCCGGCTGGACCTGGCCATCTTCGCGTCCTTCGGCGCCTTCACCGGCATCTACGGCCGCGGCGAGCCGCACGGCACGCGCTTTTCGCTGCAGTTGCGGGCCGGGCTGCTCATGCTCGCGGTCATCCTGCTGGCCACCCTCGCGGCCCGGACTGCCACAGCCCTCTACCTCGACAGCACCGGCACAGCCTGGCTCCTGGTTGCGGCCACCACGCTTGTAGCCGGCGCCTGCTCCCTGATCATCTCCTGGTGGCGGATCCGTCCCGCGGGCTCACTGTTCCACATCTTCGCGTTTGCGGCCATCGCCTCCATACCCCACCAGCCGCCGCTGTGGCAGGCCATGCTGGTGGCCGTGCTCACCTCTGCGTTCTGCCTGCTGATCGGCTTCTCCGCCAGGATCCTGCCCAGCCACCGCACCCCGTGGGTCCGGCCGCGCCGTGTCCGGCGCACGCCCAACGAGAAACGTGCGGCCTGGCTGGAGGGCCTGGGCTACCTCGTCGCGGCCGGGCTGGCCGGCTCACTGGCCACCTGGGCGGGGGAGCTGCTGGGCTTCGGGCACAATTATTGGGCCATGGTTGCGGCCGTGGTCCCGCTGGTGGGGCACACCACCAGGCACCGCGTCCGCCGCGGCATCCAAAGGATCATCGGCACCATCCTTGGCCTGGTGATCCTGGCCGGGATTGTACTGCTGCGCCTGGAGCCCTGGCAGACGGTGCTGGTGATGGCCCTGTGCCAGTTCGGCGCCGAGATGTTCATCATCCGCCAGTACCTGCTCGCCCAGCTTTTCGTGACACCCCTTGCCCTCATTTCCACCCTCCTGGTGGTCCCCTCGCCGGCGGAGGTCCTGCTCCGGGACCGCATTATCGAAACGGTGATCGGGGCCGCCGTCGGCATTGCCGTGGTGCTGGCACCAGGCGCCTGGCGCCGGTTCCGGGAACGTACGACGGCGGGTCCCGGCAAAGTGCCTCACTCCCCGCCGGTGCGTCAGGAGTAGGCTGTAAGCAGCCCATTGAACGGAAGCGGGGTGCGCGGTGGCCAATTCCCCTTCCCGTGATTCCGTGGTGGACAGGATTGTCCGGCTGATCGCGGCCTTCCCACAGGACGTGGGTGCCCTGCAGCTTTCGGAGCTGGCTGCCCGCGCCGGCTTGCCGCTGACCACCACCCACCGCCTGGTCCGCCAACTCGCCGGACATGGACTGCTCGATACCGGCCCCGGCGGCACGGTCCAGCCGGGACTCCGCCTGTGGGAGCTCGTGAACCGCACCTCCCCTGCGCTGGTGCTGCGTCAGGCGGCGATGCCATTTATGGAGGACATCCAGCACGTCCTGAACCAGAACGTGAACCTCGCGGTGCTGGACGGCTGGGAGGCCCTCTTCGTGGAGCGGCTGTCCCGGCGCGGTTCGGTGGCCAACCGCGCCCAGGTGGCGGGCCGGATGCCCGTCCATGTCTCGTCCGCGGGGCTGGCGCTGATGGCCCACCAGGACAAGGTGGTCCAGGCTGAGTACCTGGATCAGTTCGCCGACCCGGACGGGAAGCTCACCAAGGAGGACGTCCGGACCCTGCTGGCCGAAACAGCCCGCCAGGGCTTCGCCCAGTTGAAGGGCGTAGTGGATCCGGACACCTGGGGAATCGCCGTACCGGTACTCAACCGCAGGCAGCGCGCGGTGGCATCGCTCGGCGTCGTGGTTCCTTTGCGGGAGATGCGCCTGCAAGCCTTGGTGCCGGCGCTGCAGACCGCTGCCCGCGGAATCGCCCGCCAGCTGGCCGACCCTTAGCCGCACCATTGAACGGAATTCTCGTATCGGGAATCACCCCCGGTGGCACACACTGAGTGCCAGACCGACAATCCGGCACCGCCCCGCGGAGCCCCGCAACGAAGCGAGACACGCCATGCCAGCACGCAAGACCATCACCACCCAGGTGGCCATCATGGGAGCCGGGCCGGCCGGGCTGATGCTCTCCCACCTGCTGGCAAAATTAGGCATCGAGTCCACGGTCATCGAAGTCCGGAGCCACGAGGAGATCGCCCACACGGTCCGCGCCGGCATCCTGGAACACGGCACCGTCAACCTGCTGGTGGACAGCGGAGTCTCGGACCGCGTGCTGCGCCAGGGCGACCGGCATGATGGCATCGAATTGCGTTTCAACGGCGAGAGCCACCGCGTGGACTTCAAGGATCTCGTGGGCGAGTCCGTGTGGCTCTACCCGCAGACGGACGTCTTCCTGGACCTCGCGGCCTGCAGGAAGGACGACGGCGGGGACGTCCGCTACAGCGTCACTGACACTTCCGTCCACGATCTTGAGGGCAAGCCGAAGGTCTGGTTCACCGACGCCGACGGTGTGGAGTCCGAGATCCAGGCGGACTTCCTGGTGGGCGCGGACGGTTCCCGCAGCCACTGCCGGTTCCAAATTCCGGAGGCGCACCGCAAGTGGTACTTCCACGAGTACCCGTTCGCCTGGTTCGGCATCCTCGCCGAAGCCCCGCGCAGCTCCGATGAGCTGATCTACGCCAACTCAGACAACGGCTTCGCCCTGATCAGCCAGCGCACCGAGACCGTCCAGCGGATGTACTTCCAGTGCGATCCCAAGGAAAACGTGGCGGAGTGGGATGACGACCGGATTTGGGCCGAGTTCCGCAGCCGGGTCAACGGCAATGGCTTTGAGCTGAAGGAGGGCCCGGTCATCGAGAAGATGGTGCTGCCGTTCCGCAGCTTTGTCCACACCCCTATGCGGTACGGCAACCTGTTCCTTGCCGGCGACGCCGCGCACACCGTTCCGCCTACCGGGGCCAAGGGCCTGAACCTGGCCATCCATGACGTCAAGGTGCTCTTCGAAGGGCTGGACAGCCACTACAACTCCGGCTCCGAGCGGCTCTTGGAGACCTACAGCGACCGCGCTTTGGAGCGCGTATGGAAGGCCCAGCAGTTCTCCTACTGGATGACCACCATGCTGCACACCCCTGCCGGCGCCGATGACTTCTCCCGCGCGCGGCAGTTGGGTGAACTCCATTCTGTGGTGACTTCCCGGCACGGCATGGCCTACCTCGCCGAGGCCTACACGGGCTGGCCGGGCGCGAGCTAACCCAGCAGGCGCCGGACTGCTGCGGCGATGGCTGCAGCATCAGGCTGCTCGTCCCGCCTGACGGTGAGCAGGTGGAGCAGCACGCCGTCGCCGTAGTCCGCCACGTCCCTCGCACGGGCCGGTGCGTCGGCTATGCCCAGCGCGGCGAGGGCGTGTTCCAGTCCGCCCACCAGCCGGAAGTGCCCGGCTGTTACCGACTCGGGCTTATCCAGGGAGAGGGCCAGGCGGGCGCGGGTGAGGCCCGCGTGGTGCCCGGCCAGTGCCAGCACCAGGGCGGCCAGTTGGGCTGCCAGTTCCTCAACGTTTTGCGGCGGTCCGGCCGGCCCCTGGTCCTGCAGGAGCGCGGCGTCCAGCTCCAGCAAACGGTCCAGAACAGCTTCGACCAAGGCAGCGCGGTTCCGGTAGTAGTTGGAGGTGGTGCCTTCGGACAGGTGGGCGGCGGCATCCACCGCCCGGTGGGTGAGGCCCTTCATGCCCTTGTCCGCCACCACCGTGAGGGCAGCATCCAGCAGTTGGGTCCGGCGGTCAGGCATGGGCCCAGTGTATTGCCCCTTCCGGTTCACTACAAAAGTAGTAGAATCGACCGCATGGAGATAATCTCGATTGTTGGCGGCGGCATCGCCGGCCTGGCGCTTGCCTCATGCCTGGACCAGGACCAATTTGAGGTGACGGTTTACGAGAAGCGGCCGGAACTGCCCACCGTGGGCAACGCGCTGGGGATGTGGCCGAACGCCCAGCGCGCCTTGGCCCGGATTGGGGTGCTGGAGGAGGCCCGGGCCGTCAGTCCCGTGATCGGCAGCGGCTCGGTCCGCAATGCCGCAGGCGAGCCCTGGGTGACAGTCAGCGCGGGGGACATGTTCGCGATTTCCCGCATCGACCTGCTGCCGCTGCTTGATGCGGCCGTACCTGGCACAGTCCGCCGCGTCACGGACCATGTCCGGACGCTCCCAGCGCATGGGGGCCTGGTGGTAGGGGCGGACGGCGTGCACAGCGTGGTTCGCCGCGAGGGCTGGGGCAGCCGCAGCACCGCCAAACTCACCCCCCATCTCGCCCTGCGCGGCACCCTTCCCTCGACGGTCAGCCCGGACGTGGTCGGCGAGTACTGGGGCCGCGGCGACTTGTTCGGCATCGCCTCCGCCAGGGGCGGAATGTTCTGGTACGCCAGCTACCGGTCCACGCTTGGCCCTTACGACATCGACGCAGCGTCAGCCCTGGAGCAGGCCCGGGAGCGCTACGCGGGGCACGCGCCGGCCATACGCCAGGTACTGGCGGCCGCCACCCCAGAAGCCTGCCTGGTGCAGCGGATCTGGACAACTCCGCGCCTCAAGTCCTTCGTCCGGGGCCGGACCGTACTCATCGGTGACGCCGCGCACGCCATGGCCCCCACCCTCGGACGTGGCGCCTGTGAATCCCTGGTGGACGCGGTCACGCTGGCTGACCTCCTCAACACGCTGCCCGAGGAGCAGGCACTTAAGGCGTACGACCGGCAGCGCCGCCTGCGCACCGGTGCGCTGAGCCTGGCGTCCTCGGCGCTCGCGCGCATCGCCCTGGCAGAAGGCGGCCAGCCCGTGCGTGACCGGCTGCTCACGCTGGCCCGACGGCGGCCGGCGGGTGCCGTCGTCGGCAGCGGTTCCGCAGGCTGATCAGCGGACAGGAGCGGCGGCCTTCCCTGCGTCGTCGTCGGACATCATGCAAAGTGCGGGGCCGGGAACTGCTGCGGGAGGAGGCGCTGCCGGCAACCGCTTCTTGCGCGGCCCTTTCCCGCGCGACCGGCCGTACACCAGGTACATCGTGACGCCGGTGATGACCATGAGCAGCACGGTGTAGACAAAGGTGTTGGCCACGCCCTCCACACCTTCTGCCCCATCGGTGTTGGCCTTGATCACCAGGCCCAGGGGCTGAACCAACGGGTGGGCCAGGAAGATGGCGGTGTCGTAGTCATCCAGCAGGCTGTTGAAGTTCAGGGCGGTGATGGCGGCGGCTGCCGGCAGCACCAGCGGCAGGAGGATCCGGCGGAACACGTAGAGTGTTTTGGCGCCCATGATGGCCGCTGCCTCTTCAAGCGAGGAATTCACGGAGGCGAAGGACGCCTTGAGCATCCGGAGCGTAAACGGGATCTTGACCGTCACAAAGGCGATCAGCAGGATCACCGTTGTGCCCGTAAGGACAGCGCCGCCCACCAGCGGATTCGGGTGGTCGTAACTGACAATCAGGCCCAGTGCGAGCAGTGCCGAGGGCAGGATCCACGGTATGTGCAGCAGGTATTCGAAGGCGGTTGACACCCAGTTCCGGTACTTCTGCAGCAGACGGGCCACGAAGAGCAGGCCGCCGACGGCGATCAGGGCAGCCAGGGCGCTGTACACCACACTGACGATGAACGGCCGCAGCCCCGACCGCTGCGTCAGGACCCGCGCGTAGTTCTCCAGCGTCAGGCTGCCCAGGGAGAGCTGCCCGGTTTGGATGGCGGCGCCGTCGGCAAACGAATACAGCACAATCAGGAGCACCGGCAGGGTGTACACGGCAAAGAGCAGGTACGCCAGGGTGTGGACCACCACGTTGGCCACCGGGTTGGTGATCTGCTGCTTCTGCAGTGCTGAGGATACCTTTGACACCGAAAAGTACGTGCCGCCTTTTTCGAGCCGGGACATCACGGCGAGCATCAGGATGGTGGCCACGCCCAGGATGACAGCCAGCAGCGCAGCGAGGTCGCGGGAGGTGGGGCTGTTGGTGAAGGTCAGGATCATCGGCGTGATGGTCTGGAAGTCCCGGCCGCCCAGTACCTGTGGGGCGCTCAAAGCGCCGAGGCCGGTCAGGAAGGACAGGATGGTGACGGCGAACAGCGTGGGCTTGAGCATGGGCAGCACAATCCGCCGCAGGATGGTCCAGGTGGAAGCGCCGAGGTTCCGGGCTGCCTCCACGGTTTGGTAGTCGATGCCCTTCAACGCGTTGGCCACAAACAGCATGTGGTTGGTGGTGGTGGCAAAAGTCATCACCACCAGGACCGCGAAGAAACCCGAGAACCAGCCCGGGTCCAGGCCCGGGAACACCTTGACCAGCAGGGACGTGACAATGCCTTTGTCCCCGTAGATGAACTTGTACCCGGCCGCCAGCACAATGCCGCCGTAGATGAACGTGGAGGCGTAGCCCAGGAACAGGATCCTGGACCCCCTGATCCGGAAGTAGTGCGTCACCAGGACAATGAAGATTCCCACCAGATTTACGGTGATGGACAAGGCCATGGCGAGCAGGAAGCTGTTCCCCAGGGCCTTCATGGCCCGTTGGGAGGAGAAGAGTTTCTCCGCGGCCCGGCCGGAGAAACTGCCGTCCGGGAAGAACGTCGCCATCAGGATGTTTACGTTGGGCCACACCAGGAACGCGGCGATGAACCAGGTGAGGACAACGCCCACCACCAGGACGAAGGGGGAGCGGGCCATGCTACGGACCGGCATGCCGCTCATGGCAGCGGTACCGCCTGGTCTTCCCGCTCCAGGGCCACACCGGTCGCAGGGTGGTACTGCAGGATGTGTTCAGGCCGGAGATACACCGTGGCGTCGGTTTCAGGCTCCGGCTGCGGCCCGCCGTCCTCCCGGACCAGGAGGCGGATATCCGAGCCGTGGCTGCGCACCACGTAGCGGCTGTGCAGCCCGTGGTAGGTGCGGGACACCACCGTGCCCGGAAGTCCGACGGCGGTTCCCCCTTCCGCGTCCGGATGCAGGGACGCTTTCTCCACCCGCAGGTAGGAGCTGGCGTCCGTGCTGAGGCCCGCCCCCGAGCGGCGGTTCAACTCCGCGACGAACTCCGGCGTCAGCGCCGAGCTGTCCCCGATGAAGTTGCAGACGAACTCGGTGGCGGAATGGTCGTAGATCTCCTGGGGAGTACCCACCTGCTCCACCACACCCTTGTTGAACACCGCCACCCGGTCGCTCATGGCCAGCGCCTCGTCCTGGTCGTGCGTGACGTAGACGGTGGTAATGCCGAACTGGCTTTGCAGGTCCTTCAGCTGCTGCCGCAACTGGTGCCGCAGCTTCGCGTCCAGGTTGGACAGAGGTTCATCCAGCAGCAGGATCTTGGGCCGCAGAACCAGTGCACGCGCCACAGCCACGCGCTGCTGCTGCCCGCCGGACAGTTCCGCCACGTTCTTGGCCAGCTGATCATCGCTGAGCTCCACCCGCCGGGCGATGTCCCGGACCATACGGTCGCTGTCCGCCGGTTTCTCTTTCCGTACCCGCAGGCCGAAGGCAATGTTTTCCCACACGCTCATGCTGGGGAAAAGGGCATAGTTCTGGAACACCATGCCCACCTGCCTCTTGTCGCTGGGAAGCCGTGTGACATCCTTGCCGTCCACCCGCACTTTGCCCTTGGATGGCTGGATGAATCCGGCCAAGGTGCGCAGCGCCGTCGTCTTCCCGCAGCCTGAAGGCCCCAGGAGGGTGAAAAACTCGCCAGGCCGGACGTGCAGGTCCAGGTTGGGGATGGCGGTGAAATCGCCAAAGGAAACTTCGATGTTGTCCAAGCGGATCATGGCTAACCTGTCTGGTGGAACCGGAAGCGGGCGGGGGTGGAACCGGTTACGTCATGTACTCGAGCTCGATCTTCTCCACCCAGGCGCCCATGTTTTCCTGCACAAATTCCCAGTCAATGTCCTGCTGCTTGAGGTCGGCGAAGAAGTCCACCACGTCCGGGTTGGCTTTGGCCTGGGCGGTCTTGTTCACCGGCATGGCGTTGAACTTCTGCGCAAACTCTCCCTGCACGTCTGCGCTGCCGAACCAGTCGATGAACTTCTGTGCCTCGTCCTTCTTCTTTGTGCCCTTCACCAGGGCTATCTGCTCCACGGCAAGGGGAACGCCGACGGAAGGGATCACGGTCTCGACGTTGACGTTGAAGGACTTTTCGCGGTCGGCAATGATCGACGACGGCATCTGGCCCATTTCCACTTCGCCGGAGGCGATGCGGGCAAAGAGGTCAGTCTTGGCAATAGCAGGGCTGCCGTGCTGGAAGTACTGCTCCACCTGCTTCCAGCCCTCATCCGAAATGCCCAGATCGCCCGAATCATCACGGTAGCGGCTGAGGATGCCGGCGAAAACCAGCTGGGCTGTGGCAGTGCCCAGGCCCGTCACACGCTCGTAGCGGGTTTTGAATTCGTCCTTCGTCCAGAGATCAGTCCAGTCCCGGGGCGCGGCATCCTTGGAAATTTTGTCGGAGTTGTAGCCCAGGAGGATGGCTTGCTTGACCAGGGGCCAATAGGTTTCGCCGTCCCCCAGTTCCTTATCCACGTCGCCGGCCCAGGCGGGCTCGTACGGTTCAAGTGCGCCTTCGGCTTGGATCTGGGAGAAGTACATGTTGTTCAGGCCAAATGCGATATCCGCGATCGGGTTGTTCTTCTCGGCGATCAGTTTGTTTGTGGCGTCCGCACCGCCTGCGCCCACGATCTCGATCTTGAAACCTGCTTCCGCGGCCTTTGCGCTCAGCCAGTCGCCGCGGCCTTCGCCGTTGGAGTTGGTGTAGACCACCAGGGTTTCCCCGGAACCGCCGACAGGAGCCGTCGACGGATCTTCTGAGGCGGCTGGTGTTGCTGCTTGCCCGCCGCATCCGGCGAGAAGGGTGACGGCGACGGCGGCGGCAACCAAAGTTTGAAGTTTACGCACGATCAGGACTCATTTCTGGACTGGAATCGGAGCATGTCCGGCCAGCCTATAGCCGCACATGGCAAATGTCGGGCGTTATTGCTATCGATTCGATAAACAGCCCGACTGGCCACTCTGATCCTGCGGCAGAAACTACGGGTGCCCAGCGCGTAAACCTGGGGTTAACTCTCTTTGCCGCCGTCAGCCGTCGTGCGTCCTGTCCTTGATTCAGTCCTTCTGAAGCGTGTCCGTCAAATGGTGCGTGGGAATCCTGTCCCGCTCGTAGGTGATTTCGGTGTAGCCGTGCGGCTCCGGCTTGCCGGACGCGTCGAGGTTGACGAAGACAATCTCCTCGATGGTCAGGATGCTTTGGCGGGTGATCATGTTCCGCACCTCGGCGCGCATGGTCAGGGACGTCCTGCCGAAGCGGGTGGCGGTCAGTCCCATCTCGATCAGGTCGCCCTGGACCGCGGAGCTGACGAAGTTGATCTCCGAAATGTACTTCGTGACCGCGCGGCCGTTGCCGAGTTGGAGGATGGCGTAGATGGCCGCCTCCTCATCGATCCACTTCAGCAGGCTGCCGCCGAAAAGCGTTCCGTTCGCGTTGAGGTCCTCGGGCCGGACCCACTTTCGGGTGCGGAAGGTGATGTCTGCTGATTCCATAGGCAGAGGTTAGCCGAGGAGCGCTGGCGCCACCGAGTGTGACGAACCCGGTGCGCCGTTACGCCATGGCAGTGTGGGCGGCGCTGCGGGCGTGGATGCTTTTCGCGTAGCAGTAGGAATGTTCAACGCCAATGTAGGGGCCGAAGTTGGGAACGGGTTCGAAGCCGGAGTTCTCGTAGAAGTTCCGCCCGTCGGGTTGGGCAGAACCGGCTTCGGCCTTGATGCGGGTGATTCCCTGTTTGAAGGCTTCG harbors:
- a CDS encoding aspartate/glutamate racemase family protein, yielding MRLLVINPNISDDVTALIESEALRSAAAGTELLVRTAGHGMEYIETRFESLLAAGAVAEIIAEYTRPGAEPVDAVVVAAFGDPGMPALKELTAVPVVGITEAALCAAALQGHRFSIIAISDRIKPWYRDCVERFGLAGRLASIRSINESLNSIGSVQQDFKETLLALSRQAVTEDGADVVILAGAPLAGLARELAGQIPVPVVDGISAGIRMAEAVAGLQSGPHHAGAFAPPPDKDRKGLSENLDAALSARQHAVQPAPTA
- a CDS encoding GntR family transcriptional regulator encodes the protein MLTAEETQDKDRPLRETVRDTLRTRIFEGHYAPGTRLVERDLAAEFSVSRLPVREALRMLRQEGLISDRGARGAEVSSLSPKDVEDLFDVRQSLEVLACRLAAQRATEKDLAFLLGLLDSAEGFLAKGAVMEAHRANSEFHDAITGIADNNFLKSALEPLQGRMHWLFRHVSDLPELIREHRELYEAIASGDPDRAAAQSASHIGKYREQFPEDFQKTEPQLHRKK
- a CDS encoding MFS transporter — protein: MSIPNTETTPAAAEGTTGQPSSEPGKDGVQRRTAVRWKLFLLLLVLVAVNYIDRGSISVALPIIQKEFNLAPELVGLLLSAFFWTYAVMQIPVGWLIDKFGPRKVMTASCIGWGAATAASGMAGGFLSMFIARMGIGVTEAGVMPAGGKLNAIWMHKSERGRGATILDAGAPLGAGLGGIIIAGLIASTGSWRWAFVIAGAATVLMGLAVWWYVRDNPREHRGVNKAEAAYIEASHAAEDAEAKLDGGQGKRGLLPYLKFRSFWAMCFGWLGFNGVFYGLLTWGPLYLAQAKGFDLKTIGWSTFVIFGAGFVGEIIGGTIADKWRAAGASANRVMRTLLGISSAVVIGGLVGVTVVADPTTAVVLLSLVMFFLRWVGLFWSIPSILGGRTNAGVLGGAMNFSGNISGFLTPIAVGLIVGATGSYTWALLYFVGSAIIMGASVLTLNYNKRLPV
- a CDS encoding amino acid-binding protein translates to MKPPARNTPAAELSCEVCGMMPEPPKARLTLANVAVMLPIELLVHALVVETHLPYVAKVLVLTLTATVLVIWVAEPSAARILRGWLHAPALRHRRKLGAAPALWRARTVLCDEPGSLQKLTRALARTGTNILSIHVHPVAGGVLDEFVLSAPGHVGERELLDALHDGGGTRSHAWPTTALAMADGQTKALSLAARIADAPDELPLAVAELLQARILAPAEAALEKHGAGTLLKIPTAWHGPITFVRPGEPFTPAESARAHRLAELAEILVHRRAGSPQ
- a CDS encoding FUSC family protein, producing MKLLAEMFSIGPGNKDHHPALRCAVGVFVPLLTLVFLGRLDLAIFASFGAFTGIYGRGEPHGTRFSLQLRAGLLMLAVILLATLAARTATALYLDSTGTAWLLVAATTLVAGACSLIISWWRIRPAGSLFHIFAFAAIASIPHQPPLWQAMLVAVLTSAFCLLIGFSARILPSHRTPWVRPRRVRRTPNEKRAAWLEGLGYLVAAGLAGSLATWAGELLGFGHNYWAMVAAVVPLVGHTTRHRVRRGIQRIIGTILGLVILAGIVLLRLEPWQTVLVMALCQFGAEMFIIRQYLLAQLFVTPLALISTLLVVPSPAEVLLRDRIIETVIGAAVGIAVVLAPGAWRRFRERTTAGPGKVPHSPPVRQE
- a CDS encoding IclR family transcriptional regulator produces the protein MANSPSRDSVVDRIVRLIAAFPQDVGALQLSELAARAGLPLTTTHRLVRQLAGHGLLDTGPGGTVQPGLRLWELVNRTSPALVLRQAAMPFMEDIQHVLNQNVNLAVLDGWEALFVERLSRRGSVANRAQVAGRMPVHVSSAGLALMAHQDKVVQAEYLDQFADPDGKLTKEDVRTLLAETARQGFAQLKGVVDPDTWGIAVPVLNRRQRAVASLGVVVPLREMRLQALVPALQTAARGIARQLADP